A region from the Rheinheimera mangrovi genome encodes:
- a CDS encoding TetR/AcrR family transcriptional regulator, whose product MEQDKKQQLVETALMLFYRDGVHAVGINQILEQSAIAKKTLYHHFVSKDELLLATLELRHQRFYQWLEQQLNSTEPASPVDKLFDALTLWFEGKAQVLGPFFGCYFQNCAAEYHGPDSAVLQRCAQHKLKVKHLVNTQLQSYQLTAETQSLLLDGLMLLKEGAISMALLHADATVAQHAKKQALLLLRALS is encoded by the coding sequence ATGGAACAGGATAAAAAACAGCAGCTTGTAGAAACAGCCTTAATGTTGTTTTACCGCGATGGTGTGCATGCTGTAGGTATTAATCAGATTTTAGAACAGTCTGCTATTGCCAAAAAAACGCTGTATCACCATTTCGTCAGCAAAGACGAGTTGTTATTGGCCACACTGGAGCTTCGGCATCAGCGCTTTTATCAGTGGCTGGAACAACAGTTAAATAGTACCGAACCAGCAAGTCCGGTAGACAAACTATTTGATGCATTAACCCTATGGTTTGAAGGCAAGGCGCAAGTCTTAGGGCCTTTTTTTGGCTGTTATTTTCAGAACTGTGCAGCTGAATACCATGGACCAGACAGTGCTGTCTTGCAGCGGTGCGCTCAGCATAAACTCAAGGTGAAACACTTAGTGAACACTCAGCTGCAAAGCTATCAGCTGACAGCGGAAACGCAGTCGTTATTGCTTGATGGCTTGATGTTACTGAAAGAAGGTGCCATTAGTATGGCTTTACTGCATGCGGATGCCACTGTAGCTCAGCATGCTAAAAAACAAGCCTTGTTACTACTTAGGGCCTTAAGCTAA